Proteins encoded together in one Vicinamibacteria bacterium window:
- a CDS encoding NUDIX domain-containing protein, whose protein sequence is FPSGFVDRGETVVDAAVRETREEANVHVDIVELIDVFSYESSPVVVVVYAAEVVSGELQAADECLEVRSFDPGLIPWPELAFSSTRDALRSYIRRFLCPRNPT, encoded by the coding sequence TTTCCCAGTGGGTTCGTCGACCGCGGCGAGACCGTGGTCGACGCCGCGGTGCGGGAGACTCGGGAAGAGGCCAACGTCCACGTCGATATCGTCGAGCTCATCGATGTGTTCTCCTACGAGAGCTCTCCCGTCGTCGTCGTCGTGTACGCTGCCGAGGTGGTTTCCGGCGAGCTCCAGGCCGCGGATGAATGTCTCGAAGTGCGCTCGTTCGATCCCGGGCTTATTCCGTGGCCAGAGCTCGCCTTTTCCAGCACCCGCGATGCATTGAGGAGCTATATCCGGCGATTTCTGTGTCCGCGAAATCCCACCTAG
- a CDS encoding UXX-star (seleno)protein family 1 has translation MADTVKIFGKAGUPYTTAAREAYASRDVEYFDVKSHPEHMTAMLASSGGQRAVPVIVDGDKVTIGYGGT, from the coding sequence ATGGCTGACACGGTGAAGATATTCGGAAAGGCCGGTTGACCGTACACTACCGCGGCCCGTGAGGCCTATGCGAGTCGTGACGTGGAGTACTTCGACGTCAAGTCCCACCCGGAGCATATGACCGCAATGCTTGCCTCGAGCGGCGGCCAGAGAGCCGTGCCGGTCATCGTCGATGGAGACAAGGTCACCATCGGCTACGGCGGTACGTGA
- a CDS encoding amino acid racemase — MITKPTWKHVIGILGGLGPHAHVEFEALLLRATEQALGRSARDQDYPPWVLSSMPATPDRTRAILEGTESPVEALVESARRLVGAAFAVIPCNTAHVFLPQVRPRVSIPFLDMVREAVEKALARVGPRGSIGVLAASGTIRSGIYAETIRRIAPESRMLTPFDLEGGEQMQEKLVMEPIYGALCNGNRAGGGIKSGGYRDPLSREKLAEPMREAARRLSRAGADVVLTACTEIPLVLGRDRVDEVRLLDPMWVAAEAAVEIALGNRPLPS, encoded by the coding sequence GTGATTACAAAGCCGACGTGGAAACACGTCATCGGGATCCTCGGCGGCCTGGGACCCCATGCTCACGTCGAGTTCGAAGCGCTTCTGTTGAGAGCCACCGAGCAAGCGCTCGGCCGTTCCGCTCGGGATCAGGACTATCCACCGTGGGTGCTCTCCTCGATGCCCGCGACACCCGATCGCACCCGGGCGATCCTCGAGGGCACCGAGTCTCCGGTCGAGGCCCTGGTCGAGAGCGCGAGGCGGCTCGTCGGCGCCGCGTTCGCAGTCATCCCGTGCAATACCGCGCACGTCTTCCTTCCCCAAGTGCGACCCCGAGTCTCGATACCATTTCTCGACATGGTCCGCGAGGCGGTGGAAAAGGCGCTCGCCCGCGTGGGCCCGAGAGGAAGCATCGGCGTACTCGCGGCATCGGGAACGATTCGCTCTGGTATCTATGCGGAAACAATTCGACGGATCGCACCCGAGTCGCGAATGCTGACACCTTTCGATCTCGAGGGCGGCGAACAGATGCAGGAGAAGCTCGTCATGGAGCCCATCTACGGCGCGCTATGCAACGGGAATCGCGCGGGAGGCGGCATCAAATCGGGTGGCTACCGGGATCCCCTCTCGAGAGAGAAGCTCGCCGAGCCGATGCGCGAGGCTGCCCGTAGGCTGTCGCGGGCCGGGGCCGACGTCGTGCTCACGGCCTGCACGGAGATTCCGCTGGTGCTCGGTCGCGATCGCGTGGACGAGGTCCGATTGCTCGACCCGATGTGGGTTGCGGCGGAAGCCGCCGTCGAGATCGCACTCGGCAATCGTCCCTTACCCTCTTAG